The Paenibacillus sp. FSL R7-0204 genome includes a region encoding these proteins:
- the cobT gene encoding nicotinate-nucleotide--dimethylbenzimidazole phosphoribosyltransferase translates to MISAIQDVTGRIAPPDEKATLRAVLRLNSLTKPPGSLGRLEALAVRLAGISKVEQPCYSKRTVVVMAADHGVCSEGVSAFPQEVTMQMAYNFLSGGAAVNVLARQGGAEVQFVDIGINGDIDHPQLINRKVRRGTDNMAAGPAMSREDALRAILAGVHVAQEAVKNGTEIFITGEMGIGNTTASAAVLCALEGIPAETAAGRGTGINDERLQHKISVIERALQVNNPDPADPVDVLAKVGGLEIAGLAGLILGAAALRIPVILDGFISGAAALIARALAPESTAYMIASHVSGEQGHKLMLDRLGLEALIDMGLRLGEGTGGALCLHFIEAVCRIMREMATFESAGVSGSESV, encoded by the coding sequence ATGATCTCAGCCATTCAAGACGTAACCGGACGGATTGCTCCGCCTGACGAAAAAGCTACACTGCGCGCGGTGCTCCGCCTGAACAGTCTGACCAAGCCGCCCGGAAGCCTCGGGCGGCTGGAGGCGCTGGCTGTCCGGTTGGCCGGAATCTCCAAAGTAGAGCAGCCCTGCTACAGCAAACGAACGGTAGTGGTTATGGCCGCAGACCATGGGGTCTGCTCTGAAGGCGTCAGTGCTTTTCCGCAGGAGGTGACCATGCAGATGGCCTATAACTTTCTCAGCGGCGGGGCGGCTGTGAATGTGCTGGCCCGTCAAGGCGGTGCTGAGGTACAATTCGTGGACATCGGGATCAACGGCGATATCGACCACCCGCAGCTGATTAACCGCAAGGTCCGCCGGGGCACAGACAATATGGCAGCAGGTCCGGCAATGAGCCGGGAGGATGCGCTGCGCGCGATTCTGGCGGGAGTTCATGTGGCGCAGGAGGCGGTGAAGAACGGCACGGAGATTTTTATTACCGGGGAGATGGGCATCGGGAATACGACAGCCAGTGCGGCGGTCTTGTGCGCACTTGAAGGCATTCCGGCAGAGACGGCGGCAGGACGGGGGACAGGCATTAACGATGAGCGGCTCCAGCACAAAATCTCGGTAATCGAACGTGCCCTACAGGTAAATAACCCCGACCCCGCTGATCCGGTTGATGTGCTCGCTAAGGTAGGGGGGCTTGAGATTGCGGGGCTGGCCGGGCTGATTCTCGGAGCGGCGGCCCTGCGGATTCCGGTCATTCTGGACGGCTTCATCTCCGGGGCGGCAGCCCTGATCGCCCGGGCACTGGCGCCGGAATCCACAGCGTACATGATCGCTTCCCATGTCTCTGGTGAGCAGGGGCATAAGCTGATGCTGGACCGCCTCGGTCTGGAAGCGCTGATTGATATGGGCCTGCGGCTGGGCGAAGGCACCGGGGGGGCGCTGTGTCTGCATTTCATCGAAGCGGTCTGCCGGATTATGCGTGAGATGGCGACCTTCGAGAGTGCAGGCGTCTCCGGCTCGGAGAGCGTATGA
- the cobS gene encoding adenosylcobinamide-GDP ribazoletransferase, whose protein sequence is MSERGNAAAAFQFLTRFPVRTKEDFSPELLRASVVYYPLVGATIGLSTALGAAAAGWLLPAWPAAVVTLILWVGLTGGLHLDGWMDSADALLSYRSRERMLEIMKDSRVGAMGVLACVLLLLLKASLLAAWLEGGSFSLLPLLLLPPVWGRWYMVRAMARYPLARGNEGLAATFGGLPARQERRAGLSAALLTLAAAAAPLALGAGSGAWPLLAAAAILAPLAAAACGRLAARRINSRLGGLTGDVYGALGELLETVVLLVLVLAQHNLP, encoded by the coding sequence GTGAGTGAGCGGGGAAATGCTGCGGCTGCGTTTCAGTTCCTGACGCGGTTTCCGGTCCGCACCAAGGAAGACTTCTCGCCGGAGCTGCTGCGTGCGAGCGTGGTCTATTACCCGCTCGTCGGTGCGACCATCGGCCTTAGCACCGCACTGGGCGCCGCCGCAGCAGGCTGGCTGCTGCCGGCCTGGCCTGCCGCTGTCGTCACCCTCATCCTGTGGGTGGGACTGACCGGCGGGCTGCACCTGGACGGCTGGATGGACAGCGCCGATGCGCTGCTCAGCTACCGCTCCAGGGAGCGGATGCTGGAGATCATGAAGGACAGCCGTGTCGGCGCTATGGGCGTGCTGGCCTGCGTGCTGCTCCTGCTGCTGAAGGCCTCGCTGCTGGCGGCATGGCTCGAAGGCGGCAGCTTCAGTCTGCTGCCGCTGCTCCTGCTGCCGCCGGTCTGGGGCCGCTGGTACATGGTGCGGGCGATGGCCCGCTATCCCCTGGCCCGCGGCAATGAAGGGCTGGCCGCCACCTTCGGCGGGCTGCCTGCCCGGCAGGAGCGGCGCGCGGGTCTTAGCGCCGCGCTGCTGACACTGGCCGCAGCCGCTGCGCCTCTGGCGCTGGGCGCGGGCAGCGGGGCCTGGCCGCTGCTGGCAGCTGCGGCCATCCTGGCACCTCTGGCTGCGGCGGCCTGCGGCAGACTCGCTGCGCGGCGCATCAACAGCCGGCTCGGAGGGCTCACCGGCGACGTCTACGGCGCGCTGGGCGAGCTGCTGGAGACGGTGGTCCTGCTTGTGCTGGTACTGGCCCAGCACAATCTGCCTTAG
- a CDS encoding D-alanine--D-alanine ligase: MLRVGVIMGGVSSEYEVSLKTGREMLKALDPAKYTGIPVHITSRKELLEGAAGLDFALLALHGAYGEDGTVQGALETLGIPYSGSGVLASSLCMDKGLAKTIIRSRGVATPDWVSWDHIEEYDLEAVARLRYPVMVKPNSGGSSIGMSKVRGQEELRAAVEKAFASADGGAVLIEHYIPGQEITCSILGGEMLPVIGIQSLGADWFDYTAKYEQGGAEERIIRLPDALQEQVRKAALTCYRALKCAVYARVDMLLKDGIPYVLEVNTLPGMTATSLLPQSAEAFGMDFSSLLDEIITGSLRERGELQGERGEGERTDVDAGLKPQGQVKQAQQADHDYVNHTHYAPQAPQAQPVEYGGVRL; encoded by the coding sequence ATGCTAAGAGTAGGTGTGATTATGGGCGGGGTATCGTCCGAATATGAGGTGTCGCTGAAGACCGGCAGGGAGATGCTGAAGGCGCTTGATCCGGCAAAATACACAGGAATCCCGGTACACATTACCTCGCGTAAAGAGTTGTTGGAAGGGGCAGCGGGACTGGACTTCGCTCTGCTCGCCCTGCATGGGGCCTACGGGGAAGATGGTACGGTGCAGGGAGCCCTGGAGACGCTCGGAATTCCGTATTCCGGGAGCGGGGTGCTCGCAAGCAGCTTATGTATGGATAAAGGGCTGGCCAAGACGATCATCCGCAGCCGCGGAGTCGCTACCCCTGACTGGGTGAGCTGGGACCATATCGAGGAATATGACCTGGAGGCCGTGGCACGGCTAAGGTATCCGGTGATGGTGAAGCCGAATTCCGGCGGGTCCAGCATCGGCATGAGCAAGGTAAGAGGGCAGGAGGAGCTGCGGGCGGCGGTGGAAAAAGCTTTTGCCAGTGCGGATGGAGGCGCGGTGCTGATTGAACACTACATCCCCGGACAGGAGATTACCTGCTCCATCCTAGGGGGAGAAATGCTGCCGGTCATCGGGATTCAGTCGCTGGGCGCAGACTGGTTCGATTATACCGCCAAATACGAGCAGGGCGGAGCGGAGGAGCGGATTATACGGCTGCCGGATGCGTTGCAGGAACAGGTGCGGAAGGCGGCGTTAACCTGCTACCGGGCGCTCAAATGTGCGGTGTATGCCAGGGTGGATATGCTGCTGAAGGATGGCATCCCTTATGTGCTGGAGGTGAATACACTGCCCGGAATGACCGCAACCAGCCTGCTGCCCCAGAGTGCAGAGGCATTCGGGATGGACTTCAGCAGCCTGCTGGATGAGATTATTACCGGATCGCTGCGGGAGCGCGGGGAGCTGCAAGGTGAACGTGGAGAGGGAGAGCGGACGGATGTGGATGCAGGACTTAAACCGCAGGGGCAAGTGAAGCAAGCGCAGCAAGCCGATCATGATTATGTCAATCATACCCATTATGCCCCTCAAGCGCCTCAAGCCCAGCCTGTAGAATATGGAGGTGTCAGGCTATGA
- a CDS encoding aminotransferase-like domain-containing protein: MFKDFKLIAGRPVSIQVKDYMKHLIIKSALQGGQKLPSTRELSSLLKVSRNSVISAYEGLEDDGFAYTVQGQGSYVAQGAAAQNGAEAAPWMLDWTERISSQALLAEELDIMKRGIRAEKGTISFTSIAPDERLFDLDHVRRAFLERMSVEGNVLLNYGYAKGYKPLIDYLKQYMEHKGVDLRGKDMLITNGFTEGFDLVLSALGKRYGAVVCENPTHHTAIKNLKLHGFGIHGVTMERDGIHLGELKQALEARPYDCAYLVPSYHNPTGIVMSPEKRQGLMKLMQDYNVPVIEDGFNEELRYSGAHVAPLIAAAGGGNGVVYLGSFSKVLFPGLRVGWVLADQELIYYLESVKRARTIHTSTLDQSILYQYLLGGNLEKYLKKARLEYKRKYELTLACCKEHIPYASLSGDGGLHLFVTFAEGFNTRELLAACHARGVIFTAGDIFFTDGAGQNTLRLGFSRVADEDIVRGIAIIGKTARQIMGE; this comes from the coding sequence GTCAGCCGGAACTCGGTGATCTCAGCTTATGAAGGGCTGGAGGATGACGGCTTCGCCTACACCGTACAAGGCCAGGGCAGCTACGTCGCACAAGGCGCGGCAGCTCAGAACGGTGCGGAAGCCGCCCCATGGATGCTGGACTGGACAGAGCGGATCAGCAGCCAGGCGCTGCTCGCGGAGGAGCTGGACATTATGAAGCGGGGGATACGCGCGGAGAAGGGCACGATTTCTTTTACCAGCATCGCCCCGGATGAGCGTCTCTTCGATCTGGATCATGTCCGCAGAGCGTTCCTGGAGCGTATGTCTGTAGAGGGCAACGTTCTGCTGAATTATGGATATGCCAAAGGCTACAAGCCATTAATAGACTACCTCAAGCAATATATGGAGCATAAAGGCGTAGATCTGCGAGGCAAAGATATGCTGATTACGAACGGGTTCACGGAGGGCTTCGACCTGGTGCTGTCGGCTCTCGGCAAGCGGTATGGCGCAGTGGTCTGCGAGAATCCGACGCATCATACGGCGATCAAGAATCTGAAGCTGCACGGCTTCGGAATTCACGGGGTCACGATGGAGCGGGACGGCATCCACCTCGGGGAGCTGAAGCAGGCGCTGGAGGCGCGGCCATATGACTGTGCTTATCTGGTCCCCTCCTACCATAATCCCACTGGTATCGTCATGTCCCCCGAGAAAAGACAAGGGCTAATGAAACTTATGCAGGACTACAATGTGCCGGTGATTGAGGACGGGTTCAATGAGGAACTGCGCTATTCCGGCGCCCATGTGGCTCCGTTAATTGCGGCGGCGGGCGGCGGGAACGGTGTGGTGTATCTCGGCAGCTTTTCCAAAGTCCTGTTCCCCGGACTGCGGGTGGGCTGGGTGCTGGCGGATCAGGAACTGATCTATTATCTGGAGAGTGTGAAGCGGGCGCGGACCATTCATACCTCGACGCTTGACCAGTCCATTCTGTATCAATATCTGCTGGGCGGCAACCTGGAGAAATATCTCAAAAAAGCCCGGCTGGAGTATAAACGCAAATACGAGCTGACCCTGGCCTGCTGTAAGGAGCATATACCATATGCCTCCTTGTCGGGTGATGGGGGGCTGCATCTGTTCGTAACGTTCGCAGAAGGCTTCAACACAAGGGAATTGCTGGCGGCTTGTCACGCGCGGGGGGTTATTTTTACGGCGGGAGATATTTTTTTCACAGACGGTGCAGGGCAGAACACGCTGCGGCTGGGCTTCTCCAGGGTGGCGGATGAGGATATCGTGAGGGGGATTGCAATCATCGGGAAGACAGCACGGCAAATCATGGGAGAATGA
- a CDS encoding YnfA family protein: protein MLFAVLLFVVAGLAEIGGGYLVWLWLRESRPLWYGLAGSVILIAYGIIPTLQKFPSFGRVYAAYGGVFIILAVLWGWLVDRKTPDLYDWIGAGICVIGVSVILWAPRH, encoded by the coding sequence ATGCTGTTTGCCGTGCTGCTGTTTGTTGTAGCTGGTCTCGCTGAGATCGGCGGCGGATATCTCGTCTGGCTCTGGCTGCGGGAATCACGCCCGTTATGGTATGGATTGGCAGGCTCAGTTATCCTGATCGCCTATGGTATAATCCCGACCCTGCAGAAATTTCCTTCGTTTGGCCGGGTGTACGCCGCTTATGGCGGAGTATTCATCATCCTGGCTGTACTGTGGGGCTGGCTGGTGGACCGCAAGACGCCGGATCTCTACGACTGGATCGGAGCCGGCATCTGCGTCATCGGGGTATCCGTCATTTTATGGGCGCCAAGACACTGA
- the cobU gene encoding bifunctional adenosylcobinamide kinase/adenosylcobinamide-phosphate guanylyltransferase yields MSILVTGGARSGKSGFAERLTRKLADSQQAVYVATGQAFDAEMEARIALHRQQRQADGFKWETLEEPLKLAALLEQLSGSGQTVLVDCLTLWLSNQLLAVEEMSDRQELVEAAIAELEQAVSGFEGTLILVTNEVGGGIVPEYALGRLYRDLAGRMNARLASRCGQVFLVTAGIPVELRSREYLL; encoded by the coding sequence ATGAGCATTCTGGTCACGGGCGGGGCACGCAGCGGTAAAAGCGGCTTCGCCGAGCGTCTGACCCGCAAGCTGGCTGACTCGCAGCAGGCGGTCTATGTGGCAACCGGACAGGCTTTTGATGCGGAGATGGAGGCGCGGATTGCCTTGCACCGGCAACAGCGGCAGGCGGACGGATTCAAGTGGGAGACGTTGGAGGAGCCGCTTAAGCTCGCAGCGCTGCTGGAGCAGCTCTCCGGCAGCGGCCAGACTGTGCTGGTGGACTGCCTGACGCTCTGGCTGTCGAATCAGCTACTGGCTGTGGAGGAGATGAGCGACAGGCAGGAATTAGTAGAGGCTGCAATTGCCGAACTGGAGCAGGCCGTCTCCGGCTTCGAGGGCACGCTGATTCTGGTTACAAATGAAGTGGGTGGCGGCATTGTGCCGGAATATGCGCTGGGGCGGCTGTACCGTGATCTGGCCGGAAGAATGAACGCCAGGCTGGCTTCCCGGTGCGGGCAGGTCTTTCTCGTGACTGCCGGAATCCCGGTTGAGCTGAGAAGCCGGGAGTATCTCCTGTGA
- a CDS encoding cobyric acid synthase, producing the protein MIQGTASDVGKSLVTAAIGRIMTRDGYRTAPFKSQNMALNSYVTADGKEIGRAQGMQAEAFGITATSDMNPILLKPSGEMSAQIVVHGVPHAALSAREYREKFLPEAKDTVMDALGRLREAYDIVLMEGAGSPAEINLKSRDIVNMNLAGWADAPVLLVADIDRGGVFAFLVGTLELLEPHERARVKGFIINKFRGDVSLLQPGLDWLEERTGIPVLGVLPFLPQLRIEAEDSVVLGGTSGRQREESAKELDIAVIRYPRISNFTDFDPLEEEPDATVRYVQSADELGTPDVIILPGTKNTAADLQYLREQGFPAAIGRALERGTQQLAGICGGYQMLGLKLLDPHAVESAEPGESEGLGYLPLSTAFLQHKTTVRVSGGLAADHPLCLSDAATGVTPEALPVAGYEIHMGTTTNHDPTSVLSLFTLAGPEGQAVPEGWGTQDGRVWGSYLHGLFHNDALRRSWLNGLRISKGLAPLTATFSAAALREQEFDRLADAVESHLNMAAVYAIMGLPGGVE; encoded by the coding sequence ATGATCCAGGGGACGGCCTCCGATGTCGGCAAAAGCCTGGTCACCGCCGCCATCGGGCGGATTATGACCCGGGACGGCTACCGGACTGCCCCGTTCAAGTCGCAGAATATGGCGCTGAATTCCTATGTCACAGCGGACGGTAAAGAAATCGGCCGTGCCCAAGGGATGCAGGCGGAAGCCTTCGGCATTACGGCTACCAGTGATATGAATCCGATTCTGCTGAAGCCCTCCGGGGAGATGAGTGCGCAGATTGTCGTGCACGGGGTGCCGCATGCCGCACTCAGCGCGAGGGAATACCGCGAGAAGTTCCTTCCCGAAGCTAAGGACACCGTAATGGATGCGCTCGGACGGCTGCGGGAGGCCTATGATATTGTGCTGATGGAAGGTGCGGGCAGTCCGGCGGAGATCAATCTTAAGAGCCGGGATATCGTCAATATGAATCTGGCCGGTTGGGCAGATGCGCCTGTGCTGCTGGTCGCCGACATTGACCGGGGCGGGGTCTTCGCCTTCCTCGTCGGCACCTTGGAGCTGTTGGAGCCGCATGAACGCGCCCGGGTCAAGGGCTTCATCATCAATAAATTCCGCGGGGATGTCTCCCTGTTACAGCCCGGACTGGACTGGCTGGAGGAGCGCACAGGCATCCCGGTACTCGGGGTGCTGCCGTTCCTGCCGCAGCTGCGGATTGAGGCGGAGGATTCCGTAGTACTGGGAGGAACGTCCGGCCGCCAGCGGGAGGAGTCCGCGAAGGAGCTTGATATCGCAGTCATCCGTTATCCGCGGATCTCCAACTTCACCGACTTCGATCCGCTGGAGGAGGAGCCGGATGCTACCGTACGTTATGTGCAGTCGGCAGATGAGCTTGGAACACCGGATGTCATTATCCTGCCGGGCACGAAAAACACCGCTGCTGACCTGCAATATCTGCGCGAGCAGGGTTTTCCGGCTGCAATCGGGCGTGCACTGGAGCGGGGAACGCAGCAGCTTGCCGGGATCTGCGGCGGGTATCAGATGCTGGGCTTGAAGCTGCTTGATCCCCATGCCGTAGAGAGTGCGGAGCCGGGAGAGAGCGAGGGGCTGGGCTATCTGCCGCTCTCGACAGCTTTTCTCCAGCACAAGACTACGGTGCGGGTGAGCGGCGGGCTGGCTGCGGATCACCCCCTGTGCTTAAGCGACGCAGCCACCGGCGTAACACCGGAAGCATTGCCTGTTGCCGGGTATGAGATACATATGGGAACAACTACGAACCACGATCCGACTTCGGTTCTTAGTCTGTTTACACTGGCCGGACCGGAAGGGCAGGCAGTACCGGAGGGTTGGGGGACCCAGGACGGCAGAGTCTGGGGCAGCTATCTGCACGGGCTGTTTCATAACGATGCTCTGCGCCGGAGCTGGCTGAACGGACTGCGCATTTCCAAGGGACTGGCACCACTGACCGCCACTTTCTCGGCTGCTGCACTCCGTGAGCAGGAATTCGACCGGCTGGCAGATGCCGTAGAGTCCCATTTGAATATGGCTGCAGTATATGCAATTATGGGTCTGCCGGGAGGGGTAGAATAG
- a CDS encoding pyridoxal phosphate-dependent aminotransferase translates to MRRDNIALLIDKVNSPMHSHIINPRLQEIPPSGIRAFFDLAAGNNDIISLGVGEPDFATPEQVRAACIRALDRGETGYTSNSGLPELREEIAGYMQTGFGLAYDPADEILVTVGSSEAVDLALRAFMAPGDEILIPSPGYVAYAPIAYLNGGTLAPVETTAEEGFKLTAEALRKAVTPRTKLLMVNFPSNPTGAVMTYEDWLPVAEVVKEHGLIVISDEIYAELTYDSKHVSIASLPGMQERTVVISGFSKAFAMTGWRVGYACGNRELLSAMLKIHQYTAMCAPLPGQIAAVEALRSALPDMERMKACFKERRSLIVEGLRAAGLSCHMPQGAFYAFASISRTGLGSEEFAMRLLQEAGVAVVPGHVFGDGGEGYIRCSYAASTAKLTEALERLEGFMRVKNLIVS, encoded by the coding sequence ATGAGAAGGGACAATATCGCTCTGCTTATAGATAAAGTCAACAGCCCTATGCACAGTCATATAATTAATCCGCGGTTACAAGAGATTCCGCCTTCGGGCATCCGGGCTTTTTTTGATCTGGCTGCGGGTAACAACGATATTATTTCACTTGGAGTAGGTGAGCCGGACTTCGCTACACCCGAGCAGGTAAGAGCAGCCTGCATCCGTGCGCTGGATCGAGGGGAGACCGGGTACACCTCTAACAGCGGACTGCCGGAGCTGCGGGAGGAAATTGCGGGCTATATGCAGACCGGCTTCGGTCTGGCTTACGATCCAGCGGATGAAATCTTGGTCACGGTGGGCAGCAGTGAAGCAGTGGATCTTGCGCTGCGGGCCTTCATGGCTCCCGGGGATGAGATTCTGATTCCTTCTCCGGGATATGTTGCTTACGCGCCTATCGCCTACCTGAACGGCGGGACGCTGGCACCGGTGGAGACAACGGCGGAGGAAGGGTTCAAGCTCACTGCCGAAGCTCTGCGTAAGGCGGTAACGCCGCGTACGAAGCTGCTGATGGTGAATTTTCCGAGCAATCCTACGGGAGCGGTTATGACTTACGAGGACTGGCTGCCGGTGGCTGAAGTGGTGAAGGAGCATGGCTTGATCGTCATTTCCGATGAGATCTATGCCGAGCTGACCTACGACAGCAAGCATGTAAGCATCGCTTCCCTGCCCGGGATGCAGGAGCGGACGGTGGTGATCAGCGGGTTCTCGAAGGCTTTTGCGATGACGGGCTGGCGGGTGGGCTATGCCTGCGGGAACCGTGAGCTGCTCTCGGCCATGCTCAAGATTCATCAATACACCGCCATGTGCGCCCCTCTGCCGGGCCAGATTGCTGCGGTCGAGGCGCTGCGCAGTGCGCTCCCGGATATGGAGCGGATGAAGGCGTGCTTCAAAGAACGCCGCTCGCTGATCGTAGAGGGCCTGCGGGCCGCCGGATTGTCCTGCCATATGCCGCAGGGGGCCTTCTATGCTTTCGCTTCGATCAGCCGCACCGGGCTCGGGTCAGAAGAGTTCGCCATGCGCCTGCTGCAGGAGGCAGGGGTTGCCGTGGTGCCGGGTCATGTGTTCGGAGATGGAGGGGAAGGCTACATCCGCTGCTCCTACGCCGCTTCTACGGCGAAGCTGACCGAAGCGCTGGAGCGGCTGGAAGGCTTCATGAGAGTTAAAAATCTAATTGTAAGTTGA
- a CDS encoding methyl-accepting chemotaxis protein, producing MFGFKKSISRKFTLLLFVVLLLTSLTLSISFYIISIGTINSYVIPQIDKSLSAAAQDAYKNLNATSAQQTLNKNEQARTNVEFYLEDKRKKLDVDTIFLINLKDGQATVLTADHGAKLKPDEAIEVSPAMEQASKGKTGLSEIYSDSHGIHKSAYVGVPGTTMIVAASADMDFVQDKMSSILWTSAGITLLALVVGVTAAGFMSRKITRPITKLAAYSNKLASGDFTEALTLKGTDEVGQLSESFRIMSERLKEMIGHVLDTSGTVVADSNDLKTRVQILNEMAEHSAASVEEIGKGSTMIASSAMDNSRAMDEINMGIQHIASAAGEVTEQISEASTEAQSGNDIAQSAVEQMRQVEQASEQSLEQFRLMNERSLMIGEVVQGITEITKQIQMLSLNASIEAARAGEHGRGFAVVAGEVRKLSEQSKESNEQIREFLMSLQADMNQSVSEMNHVNAEVASGMNKVVEAGNAFNHLLILIQSINHSIQSVSAATQQISAGTEEVSASVEETAQITAKSQQNADALAGNSARQHEELEGHALTVEHLYQQAVKLQKAAQQFKI from the coding sequence ATGTTTGGCTTCAAAAAATCAATTAGCCGCAAGTTTACGCTGTTGCTGTTCGTCGTTCTGCTACTCACTTCTCTTACGTTGAGTATCAGCTTCTACATTATATCTATCGGCACCATTAACAGCTATGTCATTCCGCAGATCGACAAGTCTCTGAGTGCCGCCGCCCAGGATGCCTATAAGAACCTGAATGCAACCAGTGCGCAGCAGACCCTGAACAAGAATGAGCAGGCCAGGACCAATGTCGAATTCTATCTGGAGGATAAGCGTAAAAAGCTGGATGTGGATACTATCTTCCTCATCAATCTGAAGGATGGCCAGGCCACCGTCCTGACCGCAGATCATGGTGCCAAGCTCAAACCGGATGAAGCGATAGAAGTATCGCCTGCCATGGAGCAAGCCTCCAAAGGAAAAACTGGACTTAGTGAAATTTATAGTGATAGCCACGGTATACATAAAAGTGCCTATGTAGGCGTTCCCGGAACGACAATGATTGTGGCCGCAAGCGCCGATATGGATTTCGTCCAAGACAAGATGAGCAGCATCCTGTGGACAAGCGCAGGAATTACTCTGCTGGCGCTGGTGGTAGGCGTCACTGCCGCAGGCTTCATGAGCCGCAAAATTACCCGCCCGATCACAAAGCTTGCTGCCTACAGCAACAAGCTGGCAAGCGGCGACTTCACCGAAGCGCTCACCCTTAAGGGTACCGATGAAGTCGGACAGCTCTCTGAGAGCTTCCGCATCATGAGTGAGCGCCTGAAGGAGATGATCGGACATGTGCTGGATACCTCAGGGACAGTTGTGGCCGATTCCAATGATCTGAAGACGCGTGTCCAGATCCTTAATGAGATGGCTGAACATTCAGCGGCCTCTGTGGAGGAGATCGGCAAGGGCAGTACCATGATTGCCAGCAGCGCGATGGATAACTCCCGTGCGATGGATGAGATCAATATGGGCATCCAGCATATTGCCTCCGCCGCCGGTGAGGTCACCGAGCAGATCAGCGAGGCTTCCACCGAGGCCCAGAGCGGCAATGATATTGCCCAGAGTGCAGTGGAGCAGATGCGCCAGGTAGAGCAGGCCTCCGAACAATCGCTGGAGCAGTTCCGCCTGATGAACGAACGCTCGCTGATGATCGGTGAGGTCGTGCAGGGAATTACCGAGATTACCAAGCAGATTCAGATGCTGTCGCTTAATGCCTCCATTGAGGCCGCACGTGCCGGGGAGCATGGCCGCGGATTCGCTGTGGTGGCCGGGGAAGTGCGCAAGCTCTCCGAGCAGTCTAAGGAATCCAATGAGCAGATCCGTGAATTCCTGATGAGTCTGCAGGCGGATATGAACCAGTCCGTATCCGAAATGAACCATGTCAATGCGGAAGTGGCTTCCGGGATGAACAAGGTGGTCGAAGCCGGCAATGCTTTCAACCACCTGCTGATCCTCATTCAGAGCATCAATCACAGCATCCAGTCCGTCTCTGCCGCCACTCAGCAGATCTCGGCGGGCACCGAGGAAGTCAGTGCCTCTGTAGAAGAAACGGCGCAGATTACCGCCAAGTCGCAGCAGAACGCAGACGCACTTGCCGGCAACTCGGCACGCCAGCACGAGGAGCTGGAAGGCCACGCCCTGACCGTCGAGCACCTCTACCAGCAGGCCGTGAAGCTGCAAAAGGCCGCTCAGCAGTTTAAGATTTAA